In one window of Notolabrus celidotus isolate fNotCel1 chromosome 15, fNotCel1.pri, whole genome shotgun sequence DNA:
- the LOC117826420 gene encoding LOW QUALITY PROTEIN: junctophilin-1-like (The sequence of the model RefSeq protein was modified relative to this genomic sequence to represent the inferred CDS: deleted 1 base in 1 codon): MTGGRFDFDDGGTYCGGWEDGKAHGHGVCTGPKGQGEYSGSWSNGFEVVGVYTWPSGNVFQGYWTQGKRHGLGVETKGRWIYRGEWTHGFKGRYGVRQSLNTPARYEGTWSNGLQDGYGVETYGDGGTYQGQWTGGMRHGYGVRQSVPYGMASVVRSPLRTSLASLRSEQSNGTVLRDSLSDSPAGTRGGFVLNFHSDGEGSEKKKGLFRRGSLFGSLQRLRKSDSRSSISSKRSSAHSDTTMSRISSSDANSTISFGDGDAGDDFLPLEDNVDATTTESYMGEWKNDKRCGFGVSERSNGMKYEGEWLNNKRHGYGCTIFPDGTKEEGKYKNNVLARGIRKQLIPLKNTKTKQKADRAIEGAVRAAAIARTKVEIAISRTSHARAKGEAADQAAQSSNQDSDIARAVARELSPAFHQPGPDYIRQKYNEPVEVKEVVEEKKEKSPSGSPHFYRKGTTPNQSPSQSPAPSPPPSPSAGIKTFLSSKASVAPAAKENKAPPAESLTAGITKAASKQSLRQEVRQQEAPAAVKPAPPTTTSSYPSNGQIHSQYHGYYVMADVKALPPEDPIGLEDDFHPSSMARLPPPAKQILAPAPKALPAPSPSAAPPKESAKAPESAKPKRQESTKPKSLSETKKASMEIAPEILEEESGPNSVLVALVMLLNVGLAIIFVHFLT, encoded by the exons ATGACGGGCGGGCGGTTCGACTTTGACGATGGGGGGACTTACTGCGGGGGCTGGGAGGACGGGAAAGCCCATGGACACGGCGTCTGCACCGGACCGAAGGGGCAGGGAGAGTACTCCGGATCTTGGTCCAACGGCTTCGAGGTGGTGGGGGTCTACACCTGGCCCAGCGGGAACGTGTTCCAGGGATACTGGACTCAGGGGAAGAGGCACGGTCTCGGCGTGGAAACCAAGGGAAGGTGGATTTACCGAGGGGAGTGGACCCACGGGTTCAAGGGTCGCTATGGAGTCCGACAGAGCCTGAACACACCGGCCAGGTACGAGGGCACCTGGAGCAACGGACTGCAGGACGGCTACGGCGTGGAGACGTACGGGGATGGAG gtACGTACCAGGGTCAGTGGACCGGTGGGATGCGTCATGGTTATGGTGTTCGTCAGAGTGTACCGTACGGTATGGCCTCGGTCGTCCGCTCTCCTCTACGGACCTCTCTGGCCTCTCTCCGCAGTGAGCAGAGTAACGGCACGGTGCTGCGTGACAGCCTGTCCGACAGTCCTGCTGGAACACGTGGAGGCTTCGTACTCAACTTCCACTCAGACGGGGAAggttcagagaagaagaagggtcTCTTTCGCCGCGGCTCTCTCTTCGGTAGCCTCCAGCGACTGCGCAAGTCAGACTCCCGCTCCTCGATCTCCAGTAAACGCAGCTCAGCGCACAGCGACACCACCATGAGCCGCATCAGTTCCAGCGACGCCAACTCCACCATCAGCTTTGGAGACGGAGACGCGGGCGATGACTTCCTGCCTCTAGAGGACAACGTGGACGCCACCACCACAGAGTCCTACATGGGAGAGTGGAAGAACGACAAGCGATGCGGCTTCGGGGTGTCAGAGCGATCCAACGGCATGAAATACGAAGGCGAATGGTTGAACAATAAGCGTCACGGCTACGGATGCACAATCTTTCCTGATGGAACCAAGGAAGAGGGGAAGTACAAGAACAACGTGCTGGCTCGGGGCATCAGGAAGCAGCTGATCCCGCTGAAAAACACCAAGACCAAACAGAAGGCGGACCGAGCCATCGAG GGGGCGGTGAGAGCTGCAGCCATCGCCAGAACCAAAGTGGAGATCGCCATCTCAAG AACGTCACACGCCCGGGCAAAAGGTGAGGCTGCAGACCAGGCTGCACAGTCATCCAATCAGGACTCAGATATCGCCCGTGCTGTAGCCAGAGAGCTGTCCCCCGCCTTCCACCAGCCAg gcCCTGACTACATCCGACAGAAGTACAatgagccagtggaggtgaaggaggtggtggaggagaaaaaggagaaatctCCATCAGGAAGCCCTCACTTCTACAGGAAAGGCACGACGCCTAACCAGTCTCCCTCTCAGAGTCCAGCTCCCagcccccctccctcaccctcagCCGGAATAAAGACCTTCTTGAGCAGTAAGGCCAGTGTCGCTCCTGCTGCCAAAGAGAACAAAGCTCCGCCGGCCGAGTCCCTGACAGCAG GCATAACAAAGGCAGCATCCAAACAGTCActaagacaggaagtcagacaacAAGAGGCGCCCGCTGCAGTCAAACCCGCCCCTCCCACGACCACCAGCAGTTACCCCAGCAATGGGCAGATTCACTCCCAGTACCACGGGTACTATGTCATGGCCGACGTCAAGGCCCTGCCACCGGAAGACCCCATCGGTCTGGAGGATGACTTCCACCCGTCAAGCATGGCACGCTTGCCGCCACCTGCCAAACAGATTCTGGCACCAGCACCGAAAGCCCTGCCCGCCCCGAGCCCTTCAGCAGCTCCACCCAAAGAGTCCGCCAAAGCTCCAGAGTCTGCCAAACCAAAAAGACAGGAATCAACTAAACCAAAGAGCCTCTCAGAAACCAAGAAAGCTAGCATGGAAATAGCTCCTGAAATCCTCGAAGAAGAGTCG GGCCCTAACTCCGTCCTGGTGGCTCTGGTGATGCTGCTGAACGTAGGTCTAGCTATCATTTTTGTCCATTTCCTCACCTGA